A genome region from Gaiellales bacterium includes the following:
- the dut gene encoding dUTP diphosphatase, protein MSVAVAFQRLHPDAQIPTAAYRHDAGLDLASVERAVLRPGERGTIGTGLAVAIPPGHAGFVQPRSGLAARNGITVVNSPGLIDAGYRGELRVVLLNTDREHDFTVEIGDRIAQLVVLALPQLELVEMERLPESERAARGFGSSSAGGP, encoded by the coding sequence TTGAGCGTCGCGGTCGCCTTCCAGCGGCTGCATCCCGACGCGCAGATCCCAACGGCGGCATACCGGCATGACGCAGGCCTCGACCTCGCGAGCGTCGAGCGCGCGGTGCTGCGGCCGGGCGAGCGAGGGACGATCGGCACCGGTCTGGCCGTCGCGATCCCTCCAGGGCATGCCGGGTTCGTGCAGCCCCGGTCGGGGCTGGCCGCACGCAACGGCATCACCGTGGTTAACTCTCCGGGTCTGATCGACGCCGGCTACCGCGGAGAGCTGCGGGTGGTGCTGCTGAACACGGATCGCGAGCACGACTTCACGGTGGAGATCGGCGACCGCATCGCCCAGCTCGTGGTGCTCGCGCTGCCGCAGCTGGAGCTGGTCGAGATGGAACGGCTCCCCGAGTCGGAGCGCGCCGCGCGCGGCTTCGGCTCGTCCTCGGCGGGCGGGCCGTGA
- a CDS encoding NUDIX hydrolase, which translates to MSEPRIRVAALIRRGNSVLLCNHTKLGRSYWLLPGGGVEEGESLHEALLRELDEECSLRAVTLEGPIAIAESIAPAGERPRKHVVHLVFAGSVQDDQFAGIASDDASIRGHRLVPIADLAAMDVRPPIHRFLERWMPGDPFVHLGQLWVR; encoded by the coding sequence GTGAGCGAGCCGCGCATCCGGGTGGCCGCGCTGATACGCCGCGGCAACTCGGTGCTGCTGTGCAACCACACCAAGCTCGGCCGCTCGTACTGGCTGCTGCCGGGCGGCGGGGTGGAGGAGGGCGAGTCGCTCCACGAGGCGCTGCTGCGCGAGCTGGACGAGGAGTGCTCCCTGCGAGCCGTCACCCTCGAGGGGCCGATCGCCATTGCGGAGTCGATCGCACCGGCCGGCGAACGGCCGCGCAAGCACGTCGTGCACCTGGTCTTCGCGGGCAGCGTGCAGGACGACCAGTTCGCGGGCATCGCGTCCGACGACGCCTCGATCCGGGGGCACCGGTTGGTGCCCATCGCCGACCTCGCCGCGATGGACGTCCGGCCGCCGATCCACCGCTTCCTCGAGCGCTGGATGCCCGGCGACCCCTTCGTCCACCTCGGGCAGCTGTGGGTGCGCTGA
- a CDS encoding MurT ligase domain-containing protein: MLFQAKVGLARATAALSRATGRGGGTTLPGRLLLAVQPDAIDRLATGLRRGSAVISATNGKTTTAKMAASILSPPLRLSRNGAGANLASGVASALIRDHDADLGLFEVDEAALPGVAASLSPRTLVLGNLFRDQLDRYGELELIAGRWRAMCEALPGGTALISNADDPLVASIGRERERHTWFGLDDPAVALAEMQHASDSKWCVRCGARYAYRAVYLGHLGDWACPSCGDARPSLDLAARDIRLEGLDAVSFRLCTPSGDVPVRLPLPGLYNVYNALAAAALALRAGAGIDDVVAGLERFSAAFGRFERIRLGDVDAVLLLVKNPAGANEVIRTLAGDARRKTLLVALNDRIADGRDVSWIWDVDFERLAPQVDRVVCTGTRAAEMGMRLKYADVDAGRIQVEPDVGAAVDRVASEAAGTAYLLATYTAMLQLRGLLEARGLVAPYWQEAA, translated from the coding sequence GTGCTGTTCCAGGCGAAAGTCGGGCTCGCGCGAGCGACCGCGGCGCTGTCCCGTGCCACCGGTCGCGGCGGGGGCACCACACTGCCCGGGCGCCTGCTGCTCGCCGTCCAGCCGGACGCAATCGACCGGCTCGCCACCGGCTTGCGGCGCGGGTCGGCGGTGATCTCGGCAACCAACGGCAAGACGACCACGGCCAAGATGGCCGCGTCGATCCTCTCGCCTCCCCTGCGTCTGAGCCGCAACGGGGCGGGCGCGAACCTCGCATCCGGGGTCGCCTCGGCGCTGATCCGGGACCACGACGCCGACCTCGGCCTGTTCGAGGTAGACGAGGCGGCGCTGCCCGGCGTCGCGGCCTCGCTGTCCCCCCGCACCCTCGTGCTCGGCAACCTGTTCCGCGACCAGCTCGACCGCTACGGCGAGCTCGAGCTGATCGCCGGGCGCTGGCGCGCGATGTGCGAGGCGTTGCCCGGCGGCACGGCGCTGATCAGCAACGCCGACGACCCGCTGGTCGCGTCGATCGGCCGCGAGCGGGAGCGTCACACCTGGTTCGGGCTGGACGATCCGGCCGTCGCGCTGGCCGAGATGCAGCACGCATCGGACTCGAAGTGGTGCGTCCGCTGCGGCGCCCGCTACGCATACCGGGCGGTGTACCTCGGGCACCTCGGCGACTGGGCGTGCCCGTCGTGCGGCGACGCGCGCCCCTCGCTCGACCTGGCCGCGCGCGACATCCGGCTCGAGGGGTTGGACGCGGTCTCCTTTCGGCTCTGCACGCCGTCGGGCGACGTGCCGGTGCGCCTCCCGCTGCCGGGCCTCTACAACGTCTACAACGCACTGGCGGCGGCGGCGCTGGCGCTCCGCGCCGGGGCCGGGATCGACGATGTGGTGGCCGGGCTGGAGCGCTTCTCGGCCGCCTTCGGCCGCTTCGAGCGGATCCGGCTGGGCGACGTCGACGCGGTGCTGCTGCTCGTGAAGAATCCTGCCGGAGCCAACGAGGTGATCCGCACGCTGGCCGGGGACGCCCGCCGAAAGACCTTGCTCGTGGCGCTGAACGACCGGATCGCCGACGGCCGGGACGTATCGTGGATCTGGGACGTCGACTTCGAGCGGCTCGCGCCCCAGGTCGATCGCGTCGTGTGCACCGGAACCCGTGCAGCCGAGATGGGCATGCGGCTCAAGTACGCCGACGTCGATGCCGGGCGGATCCAGGTGGAGCCCGATGTCGGCGCCGCCGTCGACCGTGTCGCATCGGAAGCCGCCGGCACGGCGTATCTGCTCGCGACGTACACGGCGATGCTGCAGCTGCGCGGCCTGCTGGAGGCGCGCGGGCTGGTGGCGCCCTACTGGCAGGAGGCGGCATGA
- a CDS encoding sigma-70 family RNA polymerase sigma factor: MSNAPADDTPANPEIQLDSPEAEVEELDLVESSAPAVDLLHTYVRQIGDGALLTHEEELDLARRKDLGDEAAKARLVECNLRLVISMARAYSSSGVPLLDLIQEGNLGLMRAVEKFDYRRGYKLSTYATWWIRQSMSRAIADQGRTIRLPLHVLDVIKKLHRARRKLTQTLGRDPLPSELAAELELPVERVMELQRMIEDPVSLEAPVGDGESLFADMVEDVNSQRPHDEVAGHERTKELQEALDGLNERTRHVLEARFGLGNREPATLEQVGSEIGVTRERVRQIETRALRELENRNPDLRDFLPGHE, encoded by the coding sequence GTGAGCAACGCACCCGCCGACGACACGCCGGCCAATCCCGAGATCCAGCTCGACTCCCCGGAGGCCGAGGTGGAGGAGCTCGACCTGGTCGAAAGCTCCGCGCCGGCGGTCGACCTGCTGCACACCTACGTCCGGCAGATCGGCGACGGCGCGCTGCTGACGCATGAGGAGGAGCTCGACCTCGCCCGCCGCAAGGACCTCGGCGACGAGGCTGCCAAGGCACGCCTGGTCGAGTGCAACCTGCGCCTGGTCATCAGCATGGCGCGCGCGTACTCCTCATCCGGCGTGCCGCTGCTCGATCTGATCCAGGAGGGCAACCTGGGCCTGATGCGAGCGGTCGAGAAGTTCGACTACCGGCGCGGCTACAAGCTTTCCACCTACGCAACCTGGTGGATCCGCCAGTCGATGTCGCGCGCGATCGCGGATCAGGGGCGCACCATCCGCCTGCCGCTGCACGTGCTGGACGTGATCAAGAAGCTGCACCGCGCGCGCCGCAAGCTGACCCAGACGCTCGGGCGCGACCCGCTGCCCTCCGAGCTGGCCGCCGAGCTCGAGCTGCCCGTCGAGCGCGTCATGGAGCTCCAGCGCATGATCGAGGATCCCGTGTCGCTCGAGGCGCCGGTGGGCGACGGAGAGTCGCTCTTCGCCGACATGGTGGAGGACGTCAACTCACAGCGGCCGCACGACGAGGTCGCGGGCCACGAGCGGACGAAGGAGCTGCAGGAGGCGCTCGACGGCCTCAACGAGCGCACGCGCCACGTGCTCGAGGCGCGGTTCGGCCTCGGCAACCGCGAGCCGGCCACCCTCGAGCAGGTCGGCTCCGAGATCGGCGTGACGCGCGAGCGCGTCCGCCAGATCGAGACGCGCGCCCTGCGCGAGCTGGAGAACCGCAATCCTGATCTCAGGGATTTCCTGCCCGGCCACGAGTGA
- a CDS encoding lysylphosphatidylglycerol synthase transmembrane domain-containing protein — translation MNATTAAVETFASRLSHVSLAVLALAVALHLANLLLRATAWRTTLAAALPLRSFRWRGVTGAYVAGAGVNSVVPARGGDVARVVLASRLAPGCCCVTVASTLLVETLLDAAVGTSLAAWAVSSGAVPAGLVALRPPGGPVVTVAAGVLAALASTLVAGRARARARLVAREFQLGVAILSSPRAYARGVAAPQGLAWAARLASIYCFLQAFHIDADVGQAALVLLAGSLATVMPFTPGGVGAQQALLVVLLSGIASPAAAVSYSLGTQFVTTVVNVALGGTCAGLMVGRMPWRARLATAEPPSLPAATSGE, via the coding sequence GTGAACGCGACCACGGCCGCGGTTGAGACGTTCGCCTCGCGGCTGTCGCACGTCAGCCTGGCGGTGCTGGCGCTGGCCGTGGCGCTGCACCTGGCGAACCTGCTGCTCCGCGCCACCGCCTGGCGCACGACGCTGGCCGCGGCGTTGCCGCTGCGCTCGTTCCGCTGGAGGGGAGTGACCGGGGCCTACGTGGCCGGAGCCGGCGTGAACAGCGTCGTGCCGGCCAGGGGAGGGGACGTGGCCCGCGTCGTGCTGGCCTCACGGCTCGCCCCCGGATGCTGCTGCGTCACGGTCGCATCGACGCTGCTGGTCGAGACGCTGCTGGACGCCGCCGTCGGAACCTCGCTCGCCGCATGGGCCGTCTCGTCCGGAGCCGTGCCTGCCGGCCTGGTCGCCCTGCGCCCGCCGGGGGGCCCGGTCGTCACCGTGGCAGCGGGAGTTCTCGCCGCGCTCGCGTCTACCCTGGTGGCCGGCCGGGCCCGGGCGCGGGCGCGTCTCGTCGCCCGCGAGTTTCAGCTCGGCGTCGCGATCCTCTCCAGCCCGCGGGCCTACGCGCGCGGCGTGGCGGCGCCCCAGGGGCTGGCCTGGGCGGCGCGGCTGGCATCGATCTACTGCTTCCTCCAGGCGTTCCACATCGACGCCGACGTCGGCCAGGCCGCGCTGGTGCTGCTCGCGGGCAGCCTCGCCACCGTGATGCCGTTCACGCCGGGGGGCGTGGGCGCCCAGCAGGCGCTGCTCGTCGTGCTGCTGAGCGGGATCGCGTCGCCGGCCGCCGCGGTGTCCTACAGCCTCGGCACGCAGTTCGTGACGACCGTCGTGAACGTCGCTCTGGGCGGCACGTGCGCCGGGCTGATGGTGGGGCGCATGCCGTGGCGGGCGCGGCTGGCAACCGCGGAGCCACCGTCGCTGCCCGCTGCAACCTCGGGCGAGTAG
- a CDS encoding lysylphosphatidylglycerol synthase transmembrane domain-containing protein, whose protein sequence is MRSLNSFWDACTAFVDQFSRVGVEALGLALLFYVCNLLLRATAWRNILRAARPQERFRWRTVTGAYLSGVGVNALVPARGGDLVKLYLVHRTVPGTPYPTLASSLLAETLFDMFVGPLLLLWALSRGLIPGIPTLSSGRLGAFEWSFFAGHGRLLGFVIAGLLIALAVAVTTIERRLSSFWDRVREGLAILRTPRRYLRRVVAYQALGWACRVAAMFEFLSAFHIPAGVDDAALALSAGSIATLMPLTPGGIGPQQALLVYMFGNVASRSAVLSFSVGMQFAITAVTTVLGGLSLALMLRRLPWKARIPRGPAHDAAPAEP, encoded by the coding sequence GTGCGGTCGCTGAACAGCTTCTGGGACGCCTGCACGGCGTTCGTTGACCAGTTCTCCCGGGTGGGAGTGGAGGCGCTCGGCCTCGCGCTGCTGTTCTACGTGTGCAACCTGCTGCTCCGGGCGACGGCCTGGCGCAACATCCTGCGCGCCGCCCGCCCGCAGGAGCGGTTCCGGTGGCGGACGGTGACGGGGGCGTACCTGTCCGGCGTCGGCGTGAACGCGCTCGTGCCCGCGCGAGGCGGCGATCTGGTCAAGCTCTACCTCGTCCACCGCACGGTGCCCGGGACGCCGTACCCGACGCTGGCCAGCTCCCTGCTGGCCGAGACGCTGTTCGACATGTTCGTCGGCCCGCTGCTGCTGCTGTGGGCGCTCAGCAGGGGCCTGATCCCCGGCATCCCGACGCTCAGCTCCGGCAGGCTGGGCGCGTTCGAGTGGTCGTTCTTCGCCGGGCACGGGCGCCTCCTGGGCTTCGTGATCGCCGGCCTGCTGATCGCACTCGCGGTGGCCGTCACGACGATCGAGCGCCGGCTTTCCAGTTTCTGGGACCGTGTGCGTGAGGGTCTCGCGATCCTGCGCACGCCGCGCCGCTACCTGCGCCGCGTGGTGGCCTACCAGGCGCTCGGCTGGGCCTGCCGGGTCGCGGCCATGTTCGAGTTCCTGAGCGCCTTCCACATCCCCGCCGGGGTCGACGACGCTGCTCTCGCCCTCAGCGCGGGCAGCATCGCGACGCTGATGCCGCTCACGCCCGGAGGCATCGGGCCGCAGCAGGCCCTGCTCGTCTACATGTTCGGCAATGTCGCCTCGCGCTCGGCCGTGCTGTCCTTCAGCGTCGGCATGCAGTTCGCGATCACGGCGGTCACCACCGTGCTCGGCGGCCTGTCGCTGGCGCTGATGCTGCGCCGGCTGCCCTGGAAGGCGCGGATTCCGCGCGGCCCGGCGCATGACGCCGCCCCCGCCGAGCCGTAA
- a CDS encoding HD domain-containing phosphohydrolase has translation MTIIRAYAVILTAVAACGTAAGLALHGAARWDVLLVLAVAALIAEGRGMPLNAIELSVSFIPIVLAAVVFGPAAGALVGFAGMLGDRRGPLERFTIYASSRAIAGLFGGAAALAIEDAIGRSSLLDVLVATLVAGLAYVTVDMLSTMVVGHLRGVVSPRQVWHQLRAAEMLTMALYTPLTALYAFAYGVAGAWVLAFIAIPLLAAHLSYSLYARQSQLIDQLTTTNARLEEANQHLRRVNLSFAAAMVRALDARDAWTAGHSAAVAVYSRDIAREVGMPDGEVEMVHLTGLVHDIGKIGVRAEVLQKTSALNDDEWAEMRRHSEIGANILIEVEGYDEVARIVRSHHERYDGAGYPDGLARDEIPLLARIIAVADAYNAMTSTRPYRNAMAPEVAIQQLLNGRGSQFQSDLVDAFVAVLHRESDSYRLGLLADFSLESMQHPELTLPAPVLRAAVA, from the coding sequence TTGACGATCATCCGTGCATATGCGGTCATCCTGACCGCCGTGGCCGCCTGCGGGACCGCCGCCGGCCTGGCGCTGCACGGGGCCGCACGGTGGGACGTGCTGCTCGTGCTCGCCGTCGCCGCCCTGATCGCCGAGGGGCGGGGGATGCCGCTCAATGCGATCGAGCTGTCCGTGTCGTTCATCCCGATCGTCCTCGCGGCGGTCGTGTTCGGGCCTGCCGCCGGTGCGCTGGTCGGGTTCGCCGGAATGCTCGGCGACCGGCGGGGGCCGCTCGAGCGGTTCACGATCTATGCCTCCTCGCGCGCCATCGCGGGCCTCTTCGGAGGCGCCGCGGCGCTCGCCATCGAGGACGCGATCGGCAGGTCATCCCTGCTGGACGTGCTCGTGGCCACGCTGGTGGCGGGGCTCGCGTACGTGACGGTGGACATGCTGTCCACGATGGTGGTCGGCCACCTGCGCGGCGTCGTATCGCCGCGGCAGGTCTGGCACCAGCTGCGCGCGGCGGAGATGCTGACGATGGCGCTCTACACGCCGCTCACCGCGCTCTACGCCTTCGCGTACGGCGTCGCGGGCGCCTGGGTGCTCGCGTTCATCGCCATCCCGCTCCTGGCCGCGCACCTCAGCTACAGCCTGTACGCCAGGCAGAGCCAGCTGATCGACCAGCTGACGACCACCAACGCGCGGCTGGAGGAAGCCAACCAGCACCTGCGCCGGGTCAACCTCAGCTTCGCCGCGGCGATGGTGCGGGCGCTCGACGCGCGAGACGCCTGGACGGCCGGCCATTCTGCGGCCGTCGCCGTCTACTCGCGCGACATCGCGCGTGAGGTGGGAATGCCGGACGGCGAGGTGGAGATGGTGCACCTGACCGGCCTCGTGCACGACATCGGCAAGATCGGCGTCCGCGCAGAGGTGCTCCAGAAGACCTCGGCGCTGAACGACGACGAGTGGGCCGAGATGCGCCGTCATTCCGAGATCGGGGCGAACATCCTGATCGAGGTCGAGGGCTACGACGAGGTCGCGCGGATCGTGCGGTCACATCACGAGCGGTATGACGGCGCCGGCTACCCGGACGGCCTGGCGCGGGACGAGATCCCGCTGCTGGCGCGGATCATCGCCGTCGCGGACGCCTACAACGCGATGACGTCGACGCGGCCCTACCGCAACGCGATGGCGCCCGAGGTGGCGATCCAGCAGCTCCTGAACGGCCGCGGCAGCCAGTTCCAGAGCGACCTGGTGGACGCCTTCGTGGCCGTCCTGCATCGCGAGTCCGACTCCTACCGGCTCGGCCTGCTGGCGGACTTCTCGCTCGAATCGATGCAGCACCCGGAGCTGACGCTGCCCGCGCCCGTGCTGCGCGCTGCCGTCGCGTAG
- a CDS encoding GGDEF domain-containing protein: MPVAPERLRLRGVAAAVALAAYAATWLAPAAARPAIAALAVSAAIATGPAGAAAAALGCLAVPIPWSMRAALLVAAAVNGGLHAQRMRQSRELAARSFTDRLTGLRNYDYFAEALRSELARVRRYGGCVTLVMLDLDRFKAFNDQHGHAAGNRLLNAVGQAIAREKRDADIAARFGGEEFAVLVPGREGDGLVVAERMRHAIADLSPAPTSRRDFTPGVSASAGVATFPVDARTPQELFELADRALYEAKRRGRDQVVAVSELVEPQLRLAR; encoded by the coding sequence ATGCCCGTCGCACCGGAGCGCTTGCGCCTGCGTGGTGTCGCAGCCGCCGTGGCCCTCGCCGCGTACGCGGCAACCTGGCTCGCGCCGGCGGCAGCGCGGCCGGCGATCGCAGCGCTTGCCGTCAGCGCCGCGATCGCCACCGGCCCCGCCGGGGCGGCGGCCGCCGCGCTGGGCTGCCTCGCCGTGCCGATCCCGTGGAGCATGCGGGCGGCGCTGCTCGTCGCGGCCGCCGTGAACGGCGGCCTGCACGCCCAGCGCATGCGCCAGAGCCGCGAGCTTGCGGCCCGCTCGTTCACCGACCGCCTGACGGGCCTGCGGAACTATGACTACTTCGCCGAGGCGCTGCGGTCGGAGCTCGCACGCGTGCGCCGCTACGGCGGCTGCGTCACGCTCGTGATGCTCGACCTCGACCGCTTCAAGGCATTCAACGACCAGCATGGGCACGCCGCGGGCAACCGGCTGCTGAACGCGGTCGGCCAGGCGATCGCCCGCGAGAAGCGTGACGCCGACATCGCGGCGCGGTTCGGCGGCGAGGAGTTCGCCGTGCTGGTGCCCGGGCGGGAGGGCGACGGACTGGTCGTCGCGGAGCGGATGCGGCACGCGATCGCGGACCTCTCCCCCGCGCCGACGTCGCGCCGTGACTTCACGCCGGGTGTCAGCGCGAGCGCCGGCGTCGCGACGTTCCCCGTCGACGCGCGGACGCCGCAGGAGCTGTTCGAGCTCGCAGACCGGGCGCTCTACGAGGCCAAGCGGCGGGGGCGCGACCAGGTGGTGGCCGTGTCGGAGCTGGTCGAGCCGCAGCTGCGGCTGGCGCGTTAG
- a CDS encoding adenine phosphoribosyltransferase, with the protein MTRVDLRSKIRDIPDFPKPGIVFKDIMPLLADAQALQAAVDDLAEWAQPLEVDYVVGAEARGFILGSALAYRLGCGFIAARKPGKLPYLTVGAKYALEYGFDALEMHVDAVPRGARVLVHDDLLATGGTAKAKIDLVEQLGAEVVGLAFVVELTFLGGRDKLYPYRVHSLIQYDS; encoded by the coding sequence ATGACCCGCGTCGACCTTCGCAGCAAGATCCGCGACATCCCCGACTTTCCCAAGCCGGGCATCGTGTTCAAGGACATCATGCCCCTGCTGGCGGACGCCCAAGCACTCCAGGCAGCCGTGGACGACCTCGCGGAGTGGGCGCAGCCGCTCGAGGTCGACTACGTGGTCGGCGCCGAGGCGCGCGGGTTCATCCTCGGCTCAGCGCTCGCCTACAGGCTCGGGTGCGGGTTCATCGCGGCGCGCAAGCCGGGCAAGCTCCCCTACCTCACGGTCGGCGCAAAGTACGCGCTTGAGTACGGATTCGATGCCCTGGAGATGCACGTCGACGCCGTGCCGCGCGGCGCTCGCGTGCTGGTGCACGACGACCTGCTCGCGACCGGTGGGACGGCCAAGGCGAAGATCGACCTGGTGGAGCAGCTGGGCGCCGAGGTCGTCGGCCTGGCGTTCGTGGTGGAGCTGACGTTCCTCGGTGGGCGCGACAAGCTGTATCCCTACCGCGTGCACTCGCTGATCCAGTACGACAGCTGA